The Candidatus Auribacterota bacterium DNA segment CATCACGGGATAGTCAACTACAGATCCACCCCTATAGCTCCAGTCGAGCGCGCCGTTTGAACCGAGGGCGTATAGTCCGCCATCTGCAGAGCCGAAGTACACCCTCTCGTCACCCCCCAGCAGAGAGGACATTACAGTTCCACCAGTCAAATAGCTCCAATTGAACGCGCCGTTTGAATTGAGGGCGTACTGTCTAAAATCTGCAGAGCCGAAGTACACCCTCCCTTCATCCCCCAGCACGGGAGAGAAATCCGCACTGCCTGAAGTCAGATAGCTCCATGAGAGCGCCGGCTCTGACGGCCCCGCATAAGGACTCATTCCCGTATGCATCGCATCATGACGAAACATCGGCCATGGCAAGTTGGAATCAGGCTGAGCGTAGATGGAGGTATTGTCCGCAGCGAAGAACCCCCCAGTAAAGCATACCGTGAGGATGGCAGATAACAAACCCCCTGATTTTTTCTGTCTCATTGTGCTATCCTCTCCTGTTTTGCACAGCATCTTCCCCCCTCAGAGGAATGCGCGTCGGTCTAACTATGCATATTCAGGACATCGT contains these protein-coding regions:
- a CDS encoding PQQ-binding-like beta-propeller repeat protein, whose translation is MRQKKSGGLLSAILTVCFTGGFFAADNTSIYAQPDSNLPWPMFRHDAMHTGMSPYAGPSEPALSWSYLTSGSADFSPVLGDEGRVYFGSADFRQYALNSNGAFNWSYLTGGTVMSSLLGGDERVYFGSADGGLYALGSNGALDWSYRGGSVVDYPVMGNGGRVYFGTYSSPQNLYALNSDGVLNWSYLADAQVCSSPALGSDMSVYFGSNANRLYALNSNGTQNWSYLTGAMVSYCSPALESGTGTVISVLMTIGCTPSIPMVRSTGVI